The DNA region CTTTGCATTATAAATGTATATAAAGTGGCGAGTTAAAACTTATAAGTCACTGTGGTACGGAAGGATTTTTTGCCGTTACCGTTATCAATTTGCTTACCATCACGCATAGCCAAACCTACGGTAGTATTGGGGTCAATCTTATGGTTAAAGGTATACCAATATCCCTTTTCATTGCCCCACCAAGTTGTCCATCCATTGATCGAAGCATTGGCTTCTATTTTATAGTTATAAAGGGATACCGAATTCACCCCATCAAAATTGTAAGCTACTCCCACTGAATAGGCGGTATTCTTCACTGCCGCATCGGACTTAGCGTAATCGGCATAGTATGAAGCCTTACCTTTGGTATAAGAACCGTCAATAGCCCCAAAATTAACGTCGCCAGTACTATCCGAATAGTCATACTTTGCAAAAGTAGCCCCTAAGGTTACATTTTTTGCCGGACTAAAACCGGCACGCAAAGCATAAATTTTGTTGTCATTACTGCCGGTGTTATCTTCTTGCAGGACAGCGGCAAACAAAGAAGTTTCCCCGGATTTGCCGGAAACCGTCAAACCATCTAAGAAATAGTTCTTCCCGATGTTGGCAGTGTTGTCGAATAAGATACCGGACCCAAGGAATAAATCCTGACGGCCAAGTTTATAGG from Propionispora hippei DSM 15287 includes:
- a CDS encoding porin family protein, with translation MRKRLLAAAVLTMVTLSGGTVFANPVELSGNVVIENRQEKMSNVDRDGTKYVFRLNAKTMVNNNVTVFARFGAESLTNESVGKDFVRAGKSAGAIDQFGLIYKNGGFSYKLGRQDLFLGSGILFDNTANIGKNYFLDGLTVSGKSGETSLFAAVLQEDNTGSNDNKIYALRAGFSPAKNVTLGATFAKYDYSDSTGDVNFGAIDGSYTKGKASYYADYAKSDAAVKNTAYSVGVAYNFDGVNSVSLYNYKIEANASINGWTTWWGNEKGYWYTFNHKIDPNTTVGLAMRDGKQIDNGNGKKSFRTTVTYKF